Genomic window (Chondrocystis sp. NIES-4102):
GCCATAGATCCGTGCAATTCCATCTCCTACTTGCAAAACAGTACCTACATTGGATACTTGAACATCTTGCTCGTAAGATTCGATCTGCTGGCGAATAATGCTACTAATTTCGTCTGGTCTGATGCTAACCATAGCTTTGTTTTTTTGTCTTTTTGAGTTTGTGTTAAATTGTCTTAGTTTTCAAGACGCTAGGTATAACTTTATTTGCGTCTAAAATTTGGGCTTTATTGATTGAGGCTGATACTAATACGGCGTAATTGTCCTCGTAGACTAGCATCAATAACTTTTGACCCTACTTTGATAATGACTCCGCCAATTAAACTTGGGTCAACACTGGTTTTTAGCTCTACATCATGAGCTTGGCTGATCGCCTTAACTTTTTCTACTACATTGTTTTTCTGCTCATCATTTAATTCTGTTGCGGAAGTCACCTCAGCCAGAACTGTTTGATTGAGTTTACGTAGTAGGTTAAGATACTGTTCTATAATTGCTTCTAAAAACACAATGCGTCTTTTGTCAATCAAAAGCATTATAAAGTTTACCAAGTATGGATTTGCGTCGTTACCCATTACTTGTTTTAAAACTGCTTTTTTATTTTCTCCTTTAATCACTGGATTAAGGACAAAATCCTTAAATTCTCTAGACTCTTCAAATAAAGACTTTAAAGAACGAAAGGTATCGCCAAACTGGTTGGTAAGGTCTTGTTGCTGTGCTAAGGACATTAACGCCTGAGCATAGGGTTCACCAACTTCGCTACCGATTAGAGTTCCACTCATAAATTATTCTTAACCTCCTAATTTAGCGATGCTGCTGTCGATTAGCTGGCGTTGTGCATCGTCGTCAAGCATACTACCCAAACGGGATTGTGCTTTTTCTAGGGCTAAAGCTACGACACGCTCTCTTAATTGCGCGATCGCTTTATCTTGCTCGGAGCTTAGGTCTTTACCTGCCATTTCTCTTAGGCGTGCTACCTCTTTTTCTCCTTGAGCTAAAATAGTTTCTTTAGCTTTTTGAGCATTCACCTCGGCATCCTGACGGATTTTTGCTGCTGTTGCTTGAGCTTCTTCTAACTTTTTCTGTTCTTGAGCTAAAGTTACTTCCGCTTCTTTTTGCTTCTGCTCAACTGCTTGAAGTTGTTCAACGATTTTAGAACGTCTTTCTTCTAAAATATTGGTCAGTAAGGGTTTACCATAGTAAAACAGTATTCCCACTAAAAGTGTTAGGTTGATGAGGTTTGTATCTAAAATATTAAAATTTAAACCAAAACCACCTTCAGCCTCTGCGTGTGCTTCTGCTAGAAATAATAATGTCTCTATCATACTCAGATCTTGAACTGTGTTATTTTTTCATTTATTCCCTTAATTAATCTGCTCTATTTGATTAATGCAGGGTCGAGTATTTTTTCTAAGATTTGACTTGAGAGAGAATCTACTTGTTGCTCTAAATTAGCCAGTGCTGCTGCTTTTTGTTGTTCTATTTCTTGAGATGCTGTTTCTCTTTGAGATTGAACTTCTTGTTGTGCCTGGGCTATTTTGCTTGCTGTAATTTCTTTAGCTTCTGCTTGGGCTGTTTGAACTAAATTTTGAGCTTCACGCCGTGCTTGGGCTATTTGTCTCTCATATTCTTTAACTATGCTTTCAGCTTTTGCTAATTTTTCCTTAGAGCCTGTAGCACCGCCACGGATAAATTCATCTCGTTCATCCAGCACCTTAGTTAATGGCTTGTAAAATACTGCATTGAGCAGTGCTGTTAAAAGTAAAAACTGCACCGCCATCAAGGGCAAAGTCGCATCAAAATCAAACATTTTTTATAGGGCAAATTGGATTGAACAATCGTATCTGTAGAGACACTCAATCAATTGATAATTGATAACTCTTCTTTTTATTTGTTATCTAAATGCCAATGCCTGAAAAAGCTTCAGACATTTTAGCTTCCCTATTACTAGGGTTATTTATCAATTAATTAAAAAGTATCTCTACAGGGCTTAGAAAAGTTTATGCAAAAGGATTAGCAAACAATAGTACCAAAGCAACTACTAGACCGTAGATAGTTAGAGATTCCATAAATGCCAAAGTAAGAAGTAGAGTACCGCGAATTTTGCCTTCAGCTTCTGGCTGACGCGCGATACCTGCTACTGCTTGACCTGAAGCATTACCTTGACCAATTCCAGGGCCGATAGCAGCTAAACCAATAGCTAAAGAAGCAGCGATAACGGAAGCAGCTTGAATATCCATGATAATTTTTCCTACTTATAATTTGGTGAACAAAGAACTTTTAAAATTGTGATGTGAAGCGAGCTTCAACATTCGCTTGATCTTGAAGTTAAATTACTTCTTAATCGTGGTGGTCGGCTAATGCCTCGTGTATATATGCCCCTGCTAGAGTGGCAAATACTAAAGCCTGAATTGCACTGGTAAATAAACCTAGTGCCATCACTGGTAACGGAATAAACAATGGAACTAACAGTACTAATACAGCAACTACTAGTTCATCAGCTAAGATATTACCAAAAAGACGGAAGCTTAGGGAAAGAGGCTTAGTGAAATCTTCTAAAATAGCAATTGGCAATAGAACAGGAGTAGGTTCAATATAGTGTTTGAAATAACTCAATCCTTTCTTTTTTATTCCTGCATAGAAATATGCTAGGGAAGTCAATAAAGCCAACGCTACTGTTGTATTGATGTCGTTGGTGGGGGCAGCTAATTCACCCGAAGGCAACTCAATTAGTTTCCAGGGGACTAACGCACCTGACCAGTTTGACACAAAGATAAACAAAAACAAAGTGCCAATGAAAGGCACCCAGGGACGATATTCTTTTTCCCCTAACTGATTTCTTACTAAATCCCGAATAAATTCTAGGGCAAACTCCATAAAGTTTTGAATACCACTAGGAACTTTTTGAATATTCCGAGTTGCAGCTAAAGAAGCTATTACTAAAATACCAATTACTATCCAGGAATTTAGAAAAACCTGTCCGTGAACTGTGAAGTTGCCGATTTTCCATAAGAAATGTTCACCAACTTCTAATTCTGCCAGGGTGAATATATTGTGAAAAGTCAAAGCACCTAGAATTTCCATATGCCTAGATTAAGCAAAACGTTAAATTAAAATCGATCTTGTAATTTCTTTTTATTTACTTATTTGTAGCTTGGTTATCCTTTGTTTTCGCCGATCCAAAAACCGACTCAAACGTATAGATAACGATCGCTGGTTTATAAGTCAAAAATCCAAGAAAGACAGGAAGAATGTGTAATTGCTGCCATTTACTAGCGACAATTATCAGAATAATAAATATTCCTAACCCTTTAACACCGAGACGTTGTTCTGGTTGACCTAGGCTTTCAACTTCTTTACCTAACATTCTCAAGTACACTAGTCCAACACCTGCCCCCAATAAATAATTAAGAGCAATGTTCAACGAGTAAAAATACCATACGGGAACGAATATGATACCCATTAATGCCAGAGTATACAACAACAATTTTTGTTGCAGTTGATAGTATTCTGCCATCGGATCATGAACTTCTAAGTCATTAGAATCATGAATAGTAAGTTGTTCGTCAACTACTAGTGGTGGTTCGGGAGATTGATTGGACAAAGTTACGCTACTCGATTGCTAACCCATTCTTCTATATGTTACTGAAATTTAGATTGACTACGAAAAGTAGGCACATTTAATTTATTACTTATCCATCAGATAAATAATTTACCTCGTAAAACAAGATTGTTTACTTTGGCATTATTTGGCAATACTACGAACCTAGTAATATTGCTTCTAAATCCCAGTCCCAAGCGATCATATCACGGTATTGTTACCAATTATTAAAAATTTCTAAATGCTCGCGTGGAAGATATTTACTTAAACTTATGGGTTTGGGATGATTAGCTGGCTTTGTGCCGTTGCTGCCTTCTGGGTTGATAGTTCGCGATCGCTCGTTTAATTAAAAATGTTCTTAGCTATAACAGGGTTTATTAAATGAATCAAGATAAATATAATGCTGCCACAGGTTGTTTACTCGGTGCATTAGTAGGAGATGCTGCGGGGGCTACTTTAGAATTTTTAGAACATGATCCAACCATTGAAGAGGTAACCTGGGCGATGAGTATGCCTGGAGGGGGAGATTTAGAAGTTGCACCAGGACAAATTACTGATGATGGTGAATTAACTCTTTGTTTGGCACAAGCTTTAGTTAAAAGCAAAACTTTTGATCTGGAAATAATTGCCCGTCATTACGCTAAATGGGTAGAATCTCGTCCTTTTGATATGGGTTTTACTACATCGATGTCTTTGGGTGCATACAGAAATCTTGATATTAGTAACAAAAATTATGCAACAGTAATGAGACAAGCTGCATCTAAACTGTGTATAGATTCCAAAGCTAATGGTAGTTTAATGCGAATCACTCCTTTAGGTATCTGGGGACATAATTTAGCAGCTTCAGAAATAGCTAACTTAGCAATACAGGATACTTCTTTGTCTCATCCTAATGATAGTTGTGGTTATGCGGTTGCTTGTTATAGTATTGCGATCGCTACTTTGATTAAATATCCATATCAGCGAGAATTAGCTTTTGAGAATGCTAAAACTTGGTTAGATCAAGCAGATTTAGCCCAAAATAGCCAAAAATATCATTGTTGGGCAGAAGTTAGCAGTTGGCTTGATGATGCTGCAAATAATCTCAACATTCCCTATTATCCTCAAATTGGTTTTGTTAAGATTGGTTTTACCCATGCTTTTCGTCATTTATTACTAGATTCAGACTACGAAAATGCCATTGCTCAAACTTTAGCAGGTGGAGGTGACACGGATACAAATGCCTGTATTGTAGGCGGTTTGATTGGTGCAGCCTCTGGTGTTGAGAGTATTCCGAAAAATATGCGCGATCACGTATTAAACTGTGATACTACTTTAGGAAAATACCCTCGTCCTGCTTTTCTTCATCCCCGACAGATTAATGAGTTGATTCCTCAATTATTGAAGTAAATTATGTTAAAAAAGACCACCTTTAATTTAATTGCTACTTAAAATAATTAACTGTCTTTGAAAAAGCGATCGCACTCCTGCTAAATCTAACGAACAATTAGCTATAATTTCCTCCACAGTTTTTTCTTTATTTTGATCGCAAGCCAGCATAAATTCGTACTCCTCATTAGATAAACTTGCCATTTGAAATTCAAAATCAAAAAAGGTTTGACTAGGAAAACCCTGCATACAAGGATGACATTCAGCAATTGCTTGATTTAATACTGTATCGTCACTCCAATCTTGTTTAGGTAATGGAGGTTTAGCTAAAAAGAATTCATAGTGAGTCAGGCTAGGATCTAATAATTCAATTAAACGATAATATTCGCGATCGCTTAACTTTTTAGAGCGAGACATTAATTCGGAAGAATTGCCAATCAATCTTTCTAATTGCCAATATTTAGGATTAGAAAAACCGACAAAATCCAGCCCCGACTGCTCAATTAAGCTAAACAAAGTTTCCACATTATAATCAATTTCTTGGGGATGAACATACATATCCGCAAATGATTCATCACGGTGATTTTCCAACGCCCATCTTTCCTTTTCTTGTTTTAGTAGACGGTTATTCTCTGGCAAATTAGCAAAAATATCCCTTCCCACTTTTACCCCGTCGCGATAGTCACCTCGTTTATCTCCCTGAAGTAGAGCGATCGCTTTTTGCATTAAAGATATTTCCCAACGTCCTAATTCTGCATATACAAAGATATGTAAAATCCCCCCTGGTTTAAGTTTTTTGGCTAATGCTTGAATTCCCTTGGATGGTTCTGGTAAATGATGTAATACCCCCACACAATTAATAAAATCAAACTCCCCTTCTAATTCGGTAGCTTCTTCTAATTTGAGGTTATAAAAATTAACTGGTTTATTATGTTTAGCAATTACTCCAGAACGACGACAACGCTCTTGGGCTACTTCTAAAGCTTTCTCACTAAGATCGATCGCTATTACCTCGGCTTGGGGATTTTGATGAATGAGATAATCTGTACCCGAACCTGTACCACAACCTGCATCTAAAATACGGATAGACTCGGTACTAGGTTTTAATCCTGTACAAAAACTATAAGCTGCAACCCAACTCCAACGCCAATTATAGCCAGGTGGTTCAAGATCTGAAAGAGGATCGGGGGGAAATGGATAGGTGTTATATAGTTTTGCTACGGCTTGGTTAATGGCTTTATTGTCGGACATGAAACAATATTACTAAATTACAATTATTTATTATTAAATAGCAGAACTACACCACTTTAAAAAAAGCTAATTTCTAAAAACCGTGACTCAAGCCTCCACAATGAACAATGATTATCCCGAATATCTTTTGTTTGCTCAACATGGGTGGGCTGATACAGCTATTGATATTAATAATTTAGCTAAAGCAGTTGCTGATTCTCAGACGCTTATTACTGCACCTAGTTTGGGAATAGTTAACACGTTTATTAGAATTCAACCTTTAGTAGTGAAATTAGAACGTGTTGCTCAGGGAATAATTGATCAGTACCCCCATACACCAATTAAGGTTATAGGTCATTCTATGGGGGGCTTAATGTGGTTAGAAGTGTTAAACCGTAATCCTCAATGGTGGTCGAAGGTTCATTCTTTAATTTTACTCGGTTCTCCTGTTGGTGGTTCAAATGTGGCGCGTTTAATTGATCCTCTAAATATTGGTATTGGTACAGCTAGGGATTTGGGTAAAGATCGGCGTGCTATGGCGGAAAATATTGCTCAGTATATCCCTACTCTTTCAGTGGCTAGTAATTTTAATCGGGGTAGTGATGGCTTGGTGACGGTAGAAAATACTAAGTTTGCTTATAGTAATTGGTTACTCTTATCGGGAATTCCCCATCATGCACTCAAATTTCATCCCCAGTTAATTCCTATTATTAAAAACTTTTGGAAAAATCCCCAATTAGGAGAATTAGGGGTTGAAAACCAAGCTAATAAAATAATTAAACTTTTACGCTCTGTACCAGGAATGACTGACGCAGATTATCGCTATTTCGAGCGATCGCAATGTGTGGCTCGTTTTGCTGATGGTACAGAAATGAGGATCTGGAATCGTTCTTTAGGAATTAATTATGTTTTTGTAAGTGGTGAACAACATCAATGTCTTTACGCTGGCTACGTCGGCTTCCTCCATTATTCCCAGTTGCAGCAAGTTATTCAAACCATTGTCCAAGATAGTTTAAAAACTCATTCATAGGCACGCTTGTACTAGGCACGCTTGCACGACTTTAAAGAACGGGCGGGGCTTACAAGGGTGTGAATTCATTTCAGACCACAGCCCCTCGTCAAAGACCCTTGGTTGGGACGATAAAAAATTTTTTTCTCTAATTACTTGACAACCTACGGTATAAAATTGTTATTATGTCTATGTTGCACACGTTGGGGTGTCGCCAAGCGGTAAGGCATCGGGTTTTGGTCTCGACATTCCTAGGTTCGAATCCTAGCACCCCAGTTTTTAAGAAATTATTTTATTTAAATCAAGATTTAACTTAGTTAAATTTTTAATCTATAGGTACTCGTTACAAGATAACCTTTTGTTAACTTAAATTTAGCTAGCAATTAACTGTATCATTTTATACTGTTCAAATTAGCGAATTATTATAAGGGCTTTAGGAAGATCTAACTGATTGACCCTTGCACGGTTCAATCTCCTTCTAAAAACCAGTGCCTAATGCCTAATACAAGCGTGCCTATGAAAAGAGCAATGCGCTTAAATTCCGCGATTATCGCACCTTCTGGCTAAAAGTTCGTCAGAGGAAGTATTTGATAGTAGTGAATAAATTCCAATCGAGCAATTTACTGTTAACAGCTTTACCAATATCAGAATATCAACGTCTTTTACCTCATTGCCAATTAGTTTTATTAACCCCAGGGGAAATAATTTATCAGTCTGGCGAAAAAATTAAATATATTTACTTTCTAGAGTCGGGTTTAATTTCCTTAATAACTATCTTGGAAAGTGGTGCAACCATAGAAGCAGCCAGGGTGGGAAAGGAAGGATTAATTGGTATGCCGATAATTTTAGGTAATGATTTTAGTATTAATTCCGCTATAGTATTGATTGCTGGTAGGGCAATAAGATTAGAAGCAGAAATTTTACAGCAGGAGTTTCAACGTGGGGAACAATTACAAAAATTAATCCTACTATACATTCAGATACGTTTAACTCAGTTAATGCAAAATGTAGCTTGTTATGGACAACATAGAATTGAACAAAGACTAGCTCGTTTACTATTGTCTATTTATGACTATCTTCAGCAACCCGAATTTACCCTAACTCAAGAAGCGATCGCTACAATATTAGGAGTACGTCGATCTGGTATTACAGTTGCTGCCTCTAAACTACAGCAAGACAAGATCATTTATTATCGTCGCGGTAAAATAACTATCCTCAATCCCATAGAGTTAGAAAGGGTGAGTTGTGAGTGTTATAGGGTAATTAAGGGTGAATTTAAGAAACTATTCACATTTAATGTTTAAAAGCGTACATACAAGCTAGATTTCATTTTGTAATCATTAATACAAGATATCAGAGAAATTACTTTGTTAGTGAGAAGAAAGCTATGTATAAGCAAGAGCAGTCAGAAAAAATAGTTGTTGCAGCCTATTTACAATTTTTCGCCCAAGAGGTGATTAATTTATGCGATCGTGATGATTGTCAACAGTTTGATTTGGCGACTTATGAACAAATTAGACAATTATGGCTAGAATTAAAACAAGAGAAGCCAGAAATAGTTAATTACATTCAAGAGAAGTAGAAAAAATTAGATGAGTAATCAAGAAACCGCCGTAACTTTAGGAGATTACGGTAAAGTTGCTATTAAGCAGCATTTCAAGAAGATAGATAAACACGAAGCTAAAGTATTAAAAGATAAAGATCCAGAAGAATTGCACCAGATGAGGGTGGGTATTCGACGTTTACGCAGTGCAATGATTGGATTTGATCAGGCGATCGCTCTACCTAAAACCGCCACAGAAAAAAGTGCAGGAGACATCGGCAAAGTATTAGGTGATTTGCGAGATTTAGATGTTTTAAAATTAGCTATAGAATCCAAATATTTACCCAATTTACCGAGCGACGAGCAGGAATATATAGCTGAGGTTATTAAGGTAATTAGTAAAAAACG
Coding sequences:
- a CDS encoding ATP synthase F1 subuint delta, which produces MSGTLIGSEVGEPYAQALMSLAQQQDLTNQFGDTFRSLKSLFEESREFKDFVLNPVIKGENKKAVLKQVMGNDANPYLVNFIMLLIDKRRIVFLEAIIEQYLNLLRKLNQTVLAEVTSATELNDEQKNNVVEKVKAISQAHDVELKTSVDPSLIGGVIIKVGSKVIDASLRGQLRRISISLNQ
- a CDS encoding ATP synthase F0 subunit B, with amino-acid sequence MIETLLFLAEAHAEAEGGFGLNFNILDTNLINLTLLVGILFYYGKPLLTNILEERRSKIVEQLQAVEQKQKEAEVTLAQEQKKLEEAQATAAKIRQDAEVNAQKAKETILAQGEKEVARLREMAGKDLSSEQDKAIAQLRERVVALALEKAQSRLGSMLDDDAQRQLIDSSIAKLGG
- a CDS encoding H+-transporting two-sector ATPase subunit B/B'; the protein is MFDFDATLPLMAVQFLLLTALLNAVFYKPLTKVLDERDEFIRGGATGSKEKLAKAESIVKEYERQIAQARREAQNLVQTAQAEAKEITASKIAQAQQEVQSQRETASQEIEQQKAAALANLEQQVDSLSSQILEKILDPALIK
- a CDS encoding F0F1 ATP synthase subunit C, producing the protein MDIQAASVIAASLAIGLAAIGPGIGQGNASGQAVAGIARQPEAEGKIRGTLLLTLAFMESLTIYGLVVALVLLFANPFA
- a CDS encoding ATP synthase F0 subunit A is translated as MEILGALTFHNIFTLAELEVGEHFLWKIGNFTVHGQVFLNSWIVIGILVIASLAATRNIQKVPSGIQNFMEFALEFIRDLVRNQLGEKEYRPWVPFIGTLFLFIFVSNWSGALVPWKLIELPSGELAAPTNDINTTVALALLTSLAYFYAGIKKKGLSYFKHYIEPTPVLLPIAILEDFTKPLSLSFRLFGNILADELVVAVLVLLVPLFIPLPVMALGLFTSAIQALVFATLAGAYIHEALADHHD
- a CDS encoding ATP synthase I; this encodes MSNQSPEPPLVVDEQLTIHDSNDLEVHDPMAEYYQLQQKLLLYTLALMGIIFVPVWYFYSLNIALNYLLGAGVGLVYLRMLGKEVESLGQPEQRLGVKGLGIFIILIIVASKWQQLHILPVFLGFLTYKPAIVIYTFESVFGSAKTKDNQATNK
- a CDS encoding ADP-ribosylation/crystallin J1 gives rise to the protein MNQDKYNAATGCLLGALVGDAAGATLEFLEHDPTIEEVTWAMSMPGGGDLEVAPGQITDDGELTLCLAQALVKSKTFDLEIIARHYAKWVESRPFDMGFTTSMSLGAYRNLDISNKNYATVMRQAASKLCIDSKANGSLMRITPLGIWGHNLAASEIANLAIQDTSLSHPNDSCGYAVACYSIAIATLIKYPYQRELAFENAKTWLDQADLAQNSQKYHCWAEVSSWLDDAANNLNIPYYPQIGFVKIGFTHAFRHLLLDSDYENAIAQTLAGGGDTDTNACIVGGLIGAASGVESIPKNMRDHVLNCDTTLGKYPRPAFLHPRQINELIPQLLK
- a CDS encoding type 12 methyltransferase, translated to MSDNKAINQAVAKLYNTYPFPPDPLSDLEPPGYNWRWSWVAAYSFCTGLKPSTESIRILDAGCGTGSGTDYLIHQNPQAEVIAIDLSEKALEVAQERCRRSGVIAKHNKPVNFYNLKLEEATELEGEFDFINCVGVLHHLPEPSKGIQALAKKLKPGGILHIFVYAELGRWEISLMQKAIALLQGDKRGDYRDGVKVGRDIFANLPENNRLLKQEKERWALENHRDESFADMYVHPQEIDYNVETLFSLIEQSGLDFVGFSNPKYWQLERLIGNSSELMSRSKKLSDREYYRLIELLDPSLTHYEFFLAKPPLPKQDWSDDTVLNQAIAECHPCMQGFPSQTFFDFEFQMASLSNEEYEFMLACDQNKEKTVEEIIANCSLDLAGVRSLFQRQLIILSSN